A single genomic interval of Noviherbaspirillum cavernae harbors:
- a CDS encoding chemotaxis protein CheW gives MTSLNPDHVSGAALTIPDAGTRRTRLREFQTQLVERMQAVRSGTQEHVSLLGVMIGQTRWLLNLQDAGEIVSVGAITKVPLTQEWFLGLTNIRGNLVCVIDFANFQGLSPTQIDKESRIIAFSPSLSFNTGLLVSRVMGLRNVAEMERQSASDGDAAPWSAHRYLDRDSHVWTELNLSVIVQDPRFLHVGL, from the coding sequence ATGACATCACTCAATCCGGATCATGTATCGGGCGCTGCATTGACAATCCCGGATGCCGGTACCCGTCGAACCCGCCTGCGCGAATTCCAGACACAGTTGGTTGAGCGCATGCAGGCGGTACGCAGCGGCACACAGGAACATGTCAGTCTGCTCGGCGTGATGATCGGCCAAACCCGTTGGCTGCTGAACCTGCAGGACGCTGGCGAAATCGTGTCCGTTGGCGCAATCACCAAGGTTCCGCTGACGCAAGAGTGGTTTCTCGGCCTGACCAATATTCGCGGCAATTTGGTCTGCGTCATCGATTTCGCAAACTTTCAAGGCTTGTCCCCGACGCAGATCGACAAGGAAAGCCGAATCATCGCGTTTTCTCCTTCGCTGTCTTTCAATACCGGCTTGCTGGTGTCCCGCGTGATGGGCTTGCGCAATGTCGCTGAAATGGAACGCCAATCCGCTTCCGATGGAGATGCCGCGCCATGGTCCGCGCATCGCTATCTTGATCGCGATTCTCATGTCTGGACCGAACTCAACCTTTCCGTAATCGTGCAGGATCCGCGATTCCTGCATGTTGGCTTGTAA
- a CDS encoding response regulator transcription factor: MAIQKILVVDDSPTERYFLTDILIKNGFSVSTAENGEEALLKVKADKPQLILMDVVMPGQNGFQITRAIARDPETQEVPIIICTSKGQETDRIWGLRQGARDYIVKPVDPQELLAKIAALG, encoded by the coding sequence ATGGCCATACAAAAAATTCTCGTAGTGGATGATTCACCGACGGAGCGTTATTTTCTGACGGATATCCTTATCAAAAACGGCTTTTCCGTCTCCACCGCCGAAAACGGCGAGGAGGCCTTGCTGAAGGTAAAGGCAGACAAGCCGCAACTGATTTTGATGGATGTGGTGATGCCCGGCCAGAACGGTTTTCAGATCACCCGTGCCATTGCCAGAGACCCGGAAACACAAGAAGTGCCAATCATCATCTGCACCAGCAAGGGGCAGGAAACGGACCGCATCTGGGGCCTGCGCCAAGGTGCGCGTGACTATATCGTCAAGCCGGTAGATCCCCAGGAACTGCTCGCAAAGATCGCCGCGCTTGGATAA
- the thiD gene encoding bifunctional hydroxymethylpyrimidine kinase/phosphomethylpyrimidine kinase — MQNQTSPLILTFGAADPVGAIGIQADLASFAAMGCHGLSVVTSILISDTTRIEDVQIIDADWVADQARVVLEDMPVAAFKVGIVGGIENVSVIAEIVSDYPDIPLILDPFISAMPDLGPEAEDTLIAIRELLIPQTTIFVTSAVELGHLAETWREPSADDTMAADAMQLIDSGCEYVFVTNTPGDVHGVTNSLFNESGVMRNDTWQRLSGPFTGAGGTLSATIAAMLANGVDVPAAAFEAQEFTNATLAGAQRLGMGKLIPDRYFWARESAADSNQ; from the coding sequence GTGCAAAACCAAACTTCCCCACTCATACTGACGTTCGGTGCGGCAGACCCTGTGGGTGCCATCGGCATACAAGCTGACCTCGCGTCGTTTGCCGCGATGGGGTGTCACGGACTTTCTGTCGTGACATCAATCTTGATCAGCGACACGACCCGCATCGAGGATGTGCAAATCATCGATGCCGATTGGGTTGCGGATCAGGCGCGCGTGGTGCTGGAAGACATGCCGGTCGCGGCATTCAAGGTCGGCATCGTCGGCGGCATCGAGAACGTGTCGGTCATCGCGGAAATCGTGTCGGACTATCCCGACATCCCTCTGATCCTCGATCCGTTCATTTCAGCCATGCCGGACCTGGGTCCGGAAGCCGAGGACACGCTGATCGCAATCCGCGAATTGCTGATTCCGCAAACCACGATATTCGTGACATCGGCAGTTGAACTGGGACACCTCGCCGAGACGTGGCGTGAACCTTCCGCCGACGACACCATGGCTGCGGATGCGATGCAGCTCATCGACTCGGGCTGCGAATATGTATTCGTGACCAATACGCCGGGCGATGTGCATGGTGTGACCAACAGCCTCTTCAATGAATCGGGGGTGATGCGGAACGACACATGGCAAAGGCTGTCCGGCCCCTTCACCGGCGCAGGCGGCACATTGTCTGCCACCATCGCCGCGATGCTCGCCAACGGCGTCGATGTCCCTGCCGCAGCTTTCGAAGCACAGGAATTCACCAATGCGACGCTCGCCGGCGCGCAAAGGCTCGGGATGGGGAAACTGATTCCGGACCGCTATTTCTGGGCGCGCGAATCCGCTGCCGACTCCAATCAATGA
- a CDS encoding response regulator — MTTPQENARLKIMVIDDSSTIRRSAEIFLGQAGYQVILADDGFDALAKMNDHKPALIFCDILMPRLDGYQTCALIKKSSKFHSTPVVMLSSKDGLFDRARGAMVGSDAYLTKPFTKDSLLKTVREYTELAFSK; from the coding sequence ATGACAACACCTCAGGAAAACGCCCGTCTCAAGATCATGGTCATCGACGATAGCAGCACCATTCGTCGCTCCGCGGAAATTTTCCTGGGTCAGGCAGGCTATCAGGTCATCCTCGCTGATGATGGCTTCGACGCACTTGCCAAAATGAATGACCATAAGCCCGCACTGATTTTCTGCGACATCCTGATGCCGCGGCTCGATGGTTATCAAACCTGTGCATTGATCAAGAAAAGCTCGAAATTCCATTCCACCCCGGTCGTCATGCTGTCCTCGAAGGATGGGTTGTTCGACCGGGCACGTGGCGCAATGGTCGGTTCTGACGCATATCTCACAAAACCTTTCACCAAAGACAGTCTGCTCAAGACCGTGCGCGAATATACCGAACTCGCATTTTCCAAGTAA
- a CDS encoding rubredoxin gives MCLICGWVYDEEAGLPEEGIAPGTRWDDVPMNWTCPECGARKEDFEMVAI, from the coding sequence ATGTGTTTGATTTGCGGATGGGTCTACGACGAAGAGGCAGGTCTGCCTGAAGAGGGAATCGCCCCTGGTACGCGCTGGGACGATGTGCCGATGAACTGGACTTGTCCAGAATGCGGTGCGCGCAAGGAAGACTTCGAAATGGTTGCCATTTAA
- the hemL gene encoding glutamate-1-semialdehyde 2,1-aminomutase yields MTSRNDSLFARAQISTPGGVNSPVRAFRSVGGTPRFITRAEGPYFWDADDRRYIDYIGSWGPAIVGHAHPAVIKAVQDAAARGLSFGAPTEAEIEMAEEICRLLPSVEQVRLVSSGTEAAMSALRLARGATGRDKIIKFEGCYHGHADSLLVKAGSGLLTFGNPTSAGVPEDFAKHTLVLDYNNPQQLEDVFQKMGSEIACVIVEPVAGNMNLLPATAEFLETMRRLCTQHGVVLIFDEVMCGFRVALGGAQSLYGITPDLTVLGKVIGGGLPVAAFGGRADLMKHLAPLGSVYQAGTLSGNPVAVAAGMSTLKLIQEPGFYESLTAQTRKLVQGLSDAAKDAGISFCANAVGGMFGLYFAEKIPATYGEMMACDKNRFNEFFHAMLDAGVYLAPSAFEAGFVSAQHDDTVIEATLSAARGAFAALAH; encoded by the coding sequence ATGACTTCCAGGAACGACTCCCTATTCGCTCGCGCACAAATCAGTACACCAGGCGGCGTCAATTCGCCGGTGCGTGCCTTCCGATCCGTTGGCGGCACGCCGCGTTTCATCACCCGCGCCGAAGGCCCCTATTTCTGGGACGCTGACGACAGACGTTACATCGACTACATCGGCTCCTGGGGCCCCGCGATCGTGGGTCACGCTCATCCGGCCGTCATCAAGGCCGTGCAGGACGCGGCGGCGCGTGGCTTGAGCTTCGGCGCACCGACCGAAGCGGAAATCGAGATGGCAGAAGAGATTTGCCGCCTGTTGCCGTCGGTCGAACAAGTGCGGCTGGTATCGAGCGGCACGGAGGCGGCCATGAGCGCCTTGCGTCTGGCACGCGGCGCAACCGGTCGCGACAAGATCATCAAGTTCGAAGGCTGCTATCACGGCCATGCCGACTCGCTGCTGGTCAAGGCCGGCAGCGGCTTGCTGACATTCGGCAATCCGACCTCGGCCGGCGTGCCGGAAGATTTCGCCAAGCATACGCTGGTACTCGACTATAACAATCCGCAACAGCTGGAAGACGTGTTCCAGAAGATGGGAAGCGAGATCGCCTGCGTCATCGTCGAACCTGTTGCCGGCAACATGAACTTGCTGCCGGCAACGGCGGAATTTCTGGAAACGATGCGCCGCCTGTGCACACAGCATGGTGTTGTGCTGATTTTCGACGAAGTGATGTGCGGATTCCGCGTTGCCCTGGGCGGTGCGCAATCGCTCTATGGCATCACACCGGATCTGACCGTGCTGGGCAAGGTCATCGGCGGCGGACTGCCGGTCGCGGCGTTCGGCGGCCGCGCCGACCTCATGAAGCATCTCGCTCCGCTGGGATCGGTTTATCAGGCCGGCACACTGTCGGGCAACCCGGTCGCCGTCGCCGCCGGAATGAGTACATTGAAGCTGATTCAAGAACCCGGTTTTTACGAATCACTGACCGCACAGACCCGCAAGCTTGTGCAGGGCTTGTCCGATGCCGCGAAAGACGCCGGCATCAGTTTTTGTGCCAACGCGGTCGGCGGCATGTTCGGCTTGTATTTTGCCGAGAAGATTCCCGCCACTTACGGCGAGATGATGGCGTGCGACAAAAACCGCTTCAATGAATTCTTCCATGCCATGCTGGATGCCGGCGTTTATCTCGCGCCCTCAGCGTTCGAGGCAGGTTTCGTATCGGCGCAGCATGATGACACGGTCATCGAGGCGACGCTCAGCGCGGCACGCGGAGCGTTTGCCGCTCTGGCACATTGA
- a CDS encoding methyl-accepting chemotaxis protein, whose product MAFNLPFFSKGNKEELAEKEGVSDGHAQGVIVAPAGSGASAQPNLNATFLGDALQKTGDISLPLIGHLPLQKQISILLSTLGISLVAGALFVGLNSSHSILASTQTQIAGNALMHSQRIGKAAPNAIQGNLEAFKQLDDSRKEFNRDLNVLLNGGDYQGRDVDAPNASMAAILSDTQKVWANSDKAADTILKLKNELTGFGTTLQKLNALSPVLLELTEQIATLKAQSGASPREISAAGQLVMLTQRLGRSANEFLTSEGVNPETAFLLGKDTNTFRDITDGFLNGSDVLRLAATKDQDTHEKLIELQKTFAEYQQSVATILGNLQNFIVAKQSEQLIFAENETLKQRLTTLQQTYRAEEDSLNWTFWLMVASAVAALIAAVGTALVLLQDGRNRTKEAELRRQQADDQRLLAIQKEDEAKRANDQNQAAILRLMNELQEVADGDLTVQATVSEDITGAIADSVNYTVEELRGLVGRVTTTAEQVTSASNQAQNISTELMVASQKQSREIQETGQAVLEMAVQITDVSKSANESAEVARQSVTAAEEGAKAVGDAIKGMNEIREQIQETSKRIKRLGESSQEIGEITELISDITEQTNVLALNAAIQAASAGEAGRGFSVVAEEVQRLAERSGEATKQIGALVRTIQTDTHDAVAAMEKSTQGVVEGAKLSDAAGAALAEIRRVSNRLADLIQDISSATEQQATSANGVAQNIQNILTVTEQTQHGTQQTAHSIRELSKLAEELKNSVSRFRVMA is encoded by the coding sequence ATGGCGTTCAATCTACCGTTCTTTTCCAAAGGCAACAAGGAAGAGCTTGCCGAGAAAGAGGGAGTCTCCGACGGCCATGCACAGGGTGTGATTGTCGCGCCGGCAGGCAGCGGCGCATCGGCGCAACCGAATCTGAACGCAACCTTCCTCGGGGATGCACTGCAGAAAACGGGCGACATCAGCTTGCCCCTGATTGGCCATCTGCCGCTGCAGAAGCAGATCAGTATTTTGCTGTCGACATTGGGCATCTCGCTTGTCGCCGGCGCGCTTTTTGTGGGACTCAATTCCAGCCACTCCATTCTTGCTTCCACGCAGACGCAGATCGCCGGTAACGCACTGATGCATTCGCAACGTATCGGCAAGGCGGCGCCTAATGCAATTCAAGGCAATCTGGAGGCTTTCAAACAGCTCGATGACAGTCGCAAGGAATTCAATCGCGATTTGAACGTTCTGCTCAATGGCGGGGACTACCAGGGCCGCGATGTGGATGCACCCAACGCCAGCATGGCCGCAATCCTGAGCGACACGCAGAAGGTCTGGGCCAATTCGGACAAGGCAGCAGACACGATTCTCAAGTTGAAGAATGAGTTGACCGGGTTTGGTACCACGCTTCAAAAGCTGAATGCGCTGTCGCCCGTCTTGCTCGAACTGACCGAACAGATCGCGACCCTGAAGGCGCAAAGCGGCGCGTCGCCGCGTGAAATTTCCGCCGCCGGCCAGCTTGTGATGTTGACCCAGCGGCTTGGCCGCAGCGCAAATGAATTCCTGACGTCCGAAGGTGTGAACCCGGAAACGGCGTTCCTGCTCGGCAAGGACACCAATACCTTCCGCGACATCACGGATGGATTCTTGAACGGAAGCGACGTGTTGCGCCTCGCCGCGACCAAGGATCAGGATACGCACGAAAAACTCATTGAATTGCAAAAAACCTTTGCCGAATATCAGCAGTCGGTGGCGACCATTCTTGGTAATCTCCAGAACTTCATTGTGGCCAAACAATCGGAACAGCTGATCTTCGCCGAAAACGAAACGCTCAAACAGCGCCTGACCACGCTGCAGCAAACCTATCGCGCGGAGGAGGATTCGCTGAACTGGACCTTCTGGCTGATGGTGGCGAGCGCAGTCGCCGCGCTGATCGCCGCGGTCGGTACCGCCTTGGTCCTGTTGCAGGATGGCCGCAACCGCACCAAGGAAGCAGAACTGCGCCGCCAGCAGGCCGATGACCAGCGTCTTCTGGCGATTCAGAAGGAGGACGAGGCCAAGCGCGCCAACGACCAGAATCAGGCTGCCATTTTGCGCTTGATGAATGAACTGCAGGAAGTGGCGGACGGTGACTTGACTGTGCAGGCGACGGTGTCGGAAGACATCACCGGTGCGATCGCCGACTCGGTGAACTACACCGTGGAAGAGTTGCGCGGACTGGTCGGGCGGGTGACGACAACGGCGGAGCAGGTGACTTCCGCATCCAACCAGGCGCAAAACATCTCGACTGAGCTGATGGTCGCGTCGCAGAAGCAGTCGCGTGAAATCCAGGAAACCGGCCAGGCCGTGCTCGAAATGGCGGTGCAGATTACCGACGTGTCAAAATCCGCCAATGAGTCCGCCGAGGTCGCGCGGCAGTCGGTGACCGCCGCGGAAGAAGGCGCGAAGGCAGTGGGTGACGCGATCAAGGGCATGAATGAAATTCGCGAACAGATTCAGGAAACGTCGAAGCGAATCAAGCGACTGGGCGAGTCGTCACAGGAGATCGGTGAAATCACCGAACTGATTTCCGATATTACCGAACAGACCAACGTGCTGGCGTTGAACGCGGCGATCCAGGCAGCCTCCGCAGGCGAGGCCGGACGCGGGTTCTCGGTGGTTGCAGAAGAAGTCCAGCGCCTCGCGGAACGCTCCGGCGAAGCGACCAAGCAGATCGGTGCGCTGGTGCGCACGATTCAGACCGATACGCACGACGCCGTCGCCGCGATGGAAAAATCGACGCAGGGCGTGGTCGAAGGAGCCAAACTGTCCGATGCGGCCGGTGCGGCGCTGGCGGAAATCCGGCGCGTGTCGAACCGGTTGGCCGATCTGATTCAGGACATTTCCTCCGCTACGGAGCAGCAGGCGACCTCGGCCAACGGCGTTGCGCAAAACATCCAGAACATTCTGACGGTGACCGAGCAGACGCAGCATGGCACGCAGCAGACCGCGCACTCCATTCGCGAACTGTCGAAGCTTGCCGAAGAGTTGAAAAATTCGGTATCGCGCTTCCGCGTGATGGCCTGA